Proteins co-encoded in one Moritella sp. F3 genomic window:
- the menH gene encoding 2-succinyl-6-hydroxy-2,4-cyclohexadiene-1-carboxylate synthase — protein MRNLSSMMFKTQTQLPLYSESIESTCNLAEGDAIKPTLVFLHGLLGSTQDWEKIVAHLSSDYQCICIDLPGHAGSQAVTVNDFQHVQQLIIATLAQYEFEHIVLVGYSLGARIAMSIASDRAANWPYKIVGMLLESGNPGLNNSAEQLQRGLHDLAWATRFSESPLTQVLPEWYQQGVFASLTNAQRTTLITTRSEIQADYNGFNGGKQISKMLAATSLSKQGYLLPKLQSAAFPVSMVCGELDPKFVQLTQSSQLEHHVIADAGHNVHADQPIVFAELVRGLVSDGLASNKLMNRDAQQSAA, from the coding sequence ATGCGAAATTTATCTAGCATGATGTTTAAAACACAAACGCAATTACCGCTTTATTCTGAATCGATTGAATCAACCTGCAACCTTGCAGAAGGTGATGCTATTAAACCCACGTTAGTCTTTTTACATGGCTTGTTGGGCTCAACACAAGACTGGGAGAAAATCGTCGCGCATTTATCATCTGATTATCAATGTATCTGTATTGATTTACCGGGTCATGCTGGCAGTCAAGCCGTGACAGTCAATGATTTTCAACATGTGCAGCAGCTCATTATAGCGACTTTAGCGCAGTATGAATTTGAGCATATCGTCCTGGTTGGTTATTCGTTAGGAGCGCGTATTGCGATGAGCATTGCTAGCGATCGCGCCGCTAATTGGCCGTACAAAATTGTAGGCATGTTATTAGAAAGTGGTAACCCGGGGCTAAACAATAGCGCGGAACAATTACAACGTGGATTACATGATTTAGCCTGGGCAACACGTTTTAGTGAATCACCATTAACGCAGGTATTACCCGAGTGGTATCAGCAAGGGGTATTTGCTTCATTAACTAATGCACAAAGAACCACACTGATTACCACGCGCAGTGAAATTCAAGCTGACTATAACGGTTTTAATGGCGGTAAACAGATAAGTAAAATGCTGGCAGCCACATCATTATCGAAACAAGGTTATTTATTGCCGAAATTACAAAGTGCGGCGTTTCCAGTGTCGATGGTATGCGGTGAGTTAGACCCTAAATTTGTGCAGTTAACGCAATCGAGCCAGTTGGAGCATCATGTTATCGCTGATGCAGGGCATAACGTCCATGCCGACCAACCGATTGTATTTGCTGAATTGGTTAGGGGGTTAGTCAGTGATGGCTTGGCCAGTAATAAATTGATGAACAGAGACGCACAACAGAGCGCGGCTTAA
- a CDS encoding isochorismate synthase MenF, whose translation MLNLTAAITSLQQQVIQAQPEQTRISVNLQPLNSTELIEWLGAQVLFPQFYWQSRDGDEEVVALGECSHCHDVSLAKTLFTQPQRMWGGQAFSSKESNKEPSQSLSNTDNTGRNYYFLPQIELTRQQDQWQLSVNLPVAPVANHVMPETGYDKTQLLASLASLIAPAPIPLPQSYKIESRHHYPEFKQWSHLVTKALTAIDEQYFAKVVLARKTVLTLNRPLSATQFLQQSRQVNQQCFHFIFAIHADDYFVGSTPERLFSRDTDNLHTEALAGTAARSLDDVEDRALANWLLNDKKNRYENRLVTDDLLSRLQPRCQTLQVATCPELIKLRKVQHLKHKIDGQLMAGIDDAELLTSLQPTAAIAGLPRQPALTFIADNEPFDRGWYSGALGYIGQQHSEFCVAIRSARVLGRELQLFAGAGIVPGSDPQSEWQELERKTATLLTLLEPDTNDYHDEHSYHNYNKKQDHKHVLANQFASEQQRA comes from the coding sequence AACTGAACTTATCGAATGGCTTGGTGCTCAAGTTTTATTCCCGCAATTTTATTGGCAATCCCGAGACGGTGATGAAGAAGTCGTCGCGCTAGGAGAATGCTCTCATTGTCATGATGTTAGCCTTGCTAAAACATTATTTACCCAGCCACAGCGTATGTGGGGTGGGCAAGCCTTTTCTAGTAAAGAATCTAATAAAGAGCCTAGCCAGTCGCTTAGTAATACCGACAATACGGGCCGTAATTACTACTTTTTACCGCAAATAGAATTAACCCGTCAGCAAGACCAATGGCAGTTATCGGTCAATTTACCGGTTGCACCAGTAGCCAACCATGTAATGCCAGAAACGGGCTATGATAAAACGCAGTTACTGGCCAGTTTGGCGAGTTTGATTGCACCAGCGCCGATACCACTTCCACAGTCTTATAAGATTGAATCTCGTCATCATTATCCTGAATTCAAACAATGGTCTCATTTGGTTACGAAAGCGTTAACCGCAATCGATGAGCAATATTTTGCCAAAGTGGTATTAGCGAGAAAAACAGTATTAACGTTAAACCGTCCTTTATCTGCAACGCAGTTTTTACAACAAAGCCGTCAGGTTAATCAGCAATGTTTTCATTTTATTTTTGCCATTCACGCCGATGACTATTTTGTTGGGTCAACGCCTGAACGTTTGTTTAGTCGTGATACTGATAACTTGCATACTGAAGCGCTTGCCGGAACCGCTGCACGCAGTTTGGATGACGTTGAAGACAGGGCCTTAGCCAATTGGTTATTGAATGATAAAAAAAACCGCTACGAAAACCGTTTAGTAACAGATGATTTACTATCGCGTTTACAACCGCGTTGCCAAACCTTGCAAGTTGCAACGTGTCCTGAGTTAATCAAATTACGTAAAGTGCAGCACCTGAAGCACAAAATTGACGGGCAGTTAATGGCTGGCATTGATGACGCAGAATTGCTTACGAGTCTACAACCAACCGCTGCGATAGCTGGATTGCCCCGTCAACCAGCATTAACTTTTATTGCCGATAACGAACCGTTTGATCGTGGTTGGTACAGTGGCGCGCTGGGCTATATCGGCCAACAACACAGTGAGTTTTGTGTCGCTATTCGTAGCGCGCGGGTATTGGGACGTGAATTACAGTTATTTGCTGGTGCTGGTATTGTGCCTGGCTCAGATCCACAAAGCGAATGGCAAGAGTTAGAGCGTAAAACTGCGACTTTATTAACCTTGCTTGAACCTGATACGAACGATTATCACGATGAGCATTCGTATCACAATTACAATAAAAAGCAGGATCATAAGCACGTTCTCGCCAATCAATTTGCTTCGGAGCAACAACGCGCATGA
- the menD gene encoding 2-succinyl-5-enolpyruvyl-6-hydroxy-3-cyclohexene-1-carboxylic-acid synthase, which yields MMSNQSLAEIQAPLNRLWASLILEELSRLGVRHVCVAPGSRSTPLVLAAAEHDNLTLHSHFDERGLGFFALGLAKSVQAPVAVIVTSGTAVANLLPAVVESGLTKEKLVLLTADRPLEQVNCGANQAIQQAGLFSSHVCHELLLPSPSLSISPQWLLSNIDQSLAVQQQAGGTVHINCPYPEPIYGGDADFSDYLAGVSHWQAQQQGYLSIYSPGIHYLGQSLSVADHSEHYSKHHSKHDEKNVVTLASETSMTMPVINRKGLVVIGAMNTADMQAIKQWASVMGWPVLVDPQSGGCSAWSHYDVWLQNKTCRDKLAEAEILVQFGARLVSKRLGQFIEQHDWQDYWLIAPQAGQLDPYHLRCKQFVSSIAHWLTQFECGQLNAQLNGVLNTSLVTNSIADIGVQHSDVDGYEWARVLTVASVTVRQLIEIQHIDTLTEISFAATLDTCFSTTLPNKSTSLFIGNSLIVRLLDMFAALPNVPVFSNRGASGIDGLLATAAGVQQGQQQGLLCLLGDTSLLYDLNSLALFSKPTHPSVIVVLNNDGGAIFDMLAVSEQQKEQLYRMPHGFNFNHAAAMFDLDYAQPQSLADALSVIHHRLHPMAEVTGDIRTLLVEIVTPAGAAAKQLKQFFSEVKDAKFI from the coding sequence ATGATGAGCAATCAATCGCTTGCAGAGATACAAGCGCCTTTAAACCGTTTATGGGCGAGCTTAATTTTAGAAGAACTGAGCCGTTTAGGTGTGCGCCATGTGTGCGTTGCACCGGGTTCGCGATCTACGCCCTTGGTATTGGCGGCAGCTGAACATGATAATTTAACCCTACACAGCCACTTTGATGAACGTGGATTGGGTTTCTTTGCGCTCGGGTTAGCGAAATCAGTACAAGCGCCTGTCGCTGTGATTGTCACATCGGGTACCGCGGTAGCGAACTTATTGCCAGCTGTGGTTGAGAGTGGATTAACTAAAGAAAAGTTGGTGCTATTAACCGCCGACCGTCCGTTAGAGCAAGTTAATTGTGGTGCAAATCAAGCTATTCAACAAGCGGGTCTATTCTCTAGTCACGTTTGCCATGAACTGTTATTACCGAGTCCAAGTTTGAGTATTAGTCCACAGTGGTTGCTCAGTAACATAGATCAAAGCTTGGCCGTGCAACAGCAAGCGGGTGGCACTGTACACATTAATTGTCCTTATCCAGAACCCATTTATGGTGGCGACGCTGATTTTAGTGACTACCTTGCTGGAGTAAGTCACTGGCAAGCGCAGCAACAAGGCTATTTATCTATATATTCTCCGGGTATTCATTATTTAGGTCAAAGTTTGTCTGTTGCCGATCATTCAGAACATTATTCAAAACATCATTCAAAACATGATGAAAAAAATGTCGTGACACTTGCTTCGGAAACGTCGATGACAATGCCAGTCATAAATCGTAAGGGGTTGGTGGTTATTGGCGCGATGAATACCGCTGACATGCAAGCGATTAAACAGTGGGCTAGTGTGATGGGCTGGCCAGTATTGGTTGATCCGCAATCGGGTGGGTGCAGTGCTTGGTCGCATTATGATGTTTGGCTGCAAAATAAAACCTGTCGGGATAAGTTAGCTGAAGCCGAGATATTGGTACAGTTTGGCGCCCGTTTGGTATCAAAACGTTTAGGGCAATTTATAGAGCAACACGACTGGCAAGATTATTGGTTGATTGCGCCACAAGCAGGGCAATTAGATCCTTATCATCTGCGCTGTAAGCAATTTGTGAGCTCAATAGCGCATTGGCTGACACAGTTTGAATGTGGTCAGTTGAATGCTCAGCTAAACGGTGTATTGAATACAAGTTTAGTGACTAACAGCATTGCCGACATAGGCGTGCAGCACAGTGATGTAGACGGTTATGAATGGGCAAGAGTGCTCACCGTTGCTAGTGTGACTGTGCGACAGTTAATTGAAATTCAGCATATTGATACGTTAACCGAGATTAGTTTCGCCGCTACGTTAGACACATGTTTCTCAACGACTTTACCAAATAAATCGACCAGTTTATTTATCGGTAATAGCCTCATTGTCAGGTTGTTAGATATGTTTGCTGCATTACCCAATGTGCCGGTATTTAGTAACCGTGGCGCATCGGGTATCGATGGTTTATTAGCAACCGCTGCGGGTGTGCAACAAGGTCAGCAACAGGGCCTACTTTGCCTGCTCGGGGACACCTCTTTACTCTATGATTTGAATTCACTGGCGTTATTCTCTAAGCCAACGCACCCAAGCGTTATTGTGGTGTTGAATAATGACGGTGGGGCGATCTTTGATATGTTAGCTGTTTCAGAGCAGCAAAAAGAACAATTATATCGTATGCCACATGGCTTTAACTTTAACCATGCCGCTGCGATGTTTGATTTAGATTATGCCCAACCTCAGAGCTTAGCAGACGCACTGTCTGTTATTCATCACCGGTTACATCCGATGGCTGAAGTGACCGGTGATATCCGTACTTTACTGGTCGAGATAGTGACACCGGCAGGGGCGGCGGCCAAGCAACTGAAGCAATTTTTCAGCGAGGTAAAAGATGCGAAATTTATCTAG